The DNA window AGTCCTCGAAGCCGGAGCGATGGGAAAGGGTGGAGAAATTTTTGTGTTCGATATGGGCAAATCTGTTCGCATTATCGATTTGGCGGAAAAAATGATTCGCTTATCGGGATTTGAACCGGGTAAGGATATTCAAATTAAAATTACGGGATTACGTCCGGGTGAAAAATTATACGAAGAGGTTCTCTCGAATGAGGAAAACACCCTCAGCACCCATCATCCGCAAATAATGATTGCACAGGTGCGTGAGCAAAATGCATTGGAGGTTGAACAAAAAGTAAATGCGTTAATTCAATTGTTCAATACGCAGGACAATATGAAAATTGTTGCTGCACTCAAATCGCTGGTTCCGGAATATGTATCGAACAATTCCATTTTTTCCAGTTTGGATGAATGATAGGAATAGATAAATACTCTGAAAGATTCTTTTGAATTTTTTATTTCCCGAATAGAGCGTTTAAAAACAAATCTGATTTAGGTTGATTGAAAGACCAACTTGCAATTACACCCTTAATCCAATCACGCATTGATCATCTACCTGCTCCAGTTCACCGGTCCAGCGTAAAATTTCTTCTGTCAATTTTTGTTGTTGAACGGACATCGGTTCTTGCTGCATGGCTATAATGAAATCACGCATTTTAGAATATTTATATTTCTTGCCGCCACCTGCTCTTGTTGTTACGTCATTACCGCCAAACTGATCGGCATATCCATCAGAGAATATATACATGCTATCGCCTTTGCTCAGTTGAATTACATGTTGCTTAAACGGTTTCCGGTCGAGATAAGCACCAATCGGTTGTTTGTCGGCCTTAATTTCTTCCCATTGCGTACCATTTCTGAAAATCCATAAGGGATTATTCGCTGCGGCAAAAATTAATTCCATGGAACCGTCGGACATATATTCAACACTGCAAAGCGAAATATCCATTCCGTCCTTGATATTTCCGGTTCCTTGCTGACGAAAAGTTTCTTCTACCAGTTCATTGAGTTTATCCAATATGGCAGCGGGCTGATGGAGTTTGTATTCTTTCACCGCCCGGTTTAATCCGTTATATCCTACAATAGATACGAAAGCTCCGGGCACACCGTGCCCCGTACAGTCGACCGATGCAAACAATAATTTTTTCTTTCCGTTTTCTTCAATCGGAAGTGCCCAGTAGAAATCGCCGCTAACGATGTCTTTCGGACGATACATCACAAAGAAATCCTTTAAATAAGCGGCTATGATTTCATTGGAAGGGAGAATAGCTTCCTGAATTCGTTTGGCGTATTTAATCGAGTCCATGATATCGCGGTTCTTTTCTTCGATGATGTGTTTTTGTTGCACAATTTCATCGTTGAATTTTTGCAATTGCTCATTCGCTTTTTGTTTCATGCGGTAGCGATTGAACATGAGGTAAGCAAAGACCAGCAATACAGCTATAACTGCAAGTCCGGCATAAATCATCACCTTTTTATTATAGGCCTGCATCTGACGGTCCGCCTCAAATAAAGCTTCCTGCCGCTGAGCATCTAATGAAGCTTCAAGCTGTGCCAGTTTTTTGGATGCTTCTTCACTTAATAATTCATTTTGAACTTCATTGTGCAGATTGAGATAATGGTAAGCACTGTCGTATTGCTTTTTGTAATTGTACACATTGCTGATTCCTAAATAGGCATCTTTTAATTCTTCGCGCACACCGATCGATTGCGCCAGACGGATGGCGTCGTAGAAATAGTGACCGGCATCTTCCACTTTATTCTGACCCAACAACAAATTTCCAAGGTGAATGGAACATAAAGCAATTCCTTGCTCATCTTCGAGTGATTTTTTCAATTCAATCGACTCGGTAAAATGCGTATAGGCTTTTTCATGTTCGCCGTAAAAAGCATCAATTCGTCCCAATAAATAATAGCTGTCGGAAATAATATAATTATCCTCATTCTTTTTACCGATTTCCAGTGCTTTCGATAAGTATTTTTCAGCTTCGGAATAATTGTTTTGCTCAATATAAACCCGACCGATATACAATGAAGCATCACCAACACGCGGTTCATCGGCTGTAACCAAAGCCTGATTAAAATACTTCAGGGCCTCATCATAATTTTTTTGATAATAGTGAATTAAACCGATGTTATTATTCACACGTGCCAATCCTACATTATCTTTTATTTTTTCAAACTTCGACAGCGCTTCAAATAATGAATTCAAGGCATCACCGTATTCCCCTTCCAGTGTTTGAATTTCGCCCCGGGTGTTAAATACATAACCAAGTCCTTTTTCGCTGCCACATTCTTTAAATAAAGATTCAGCAGTTTTCAGATTGGCTAAACCCTCTTCATATTCATCGATGTAATAATTTACATTTCCCAGATTATAATAAGCAAATCCCTTTCCTTCGGTAAAATTGATTTTTTCGGCAAGACTTAAAGCTTGTTTGGCATAATCGCGCGATTGTTCCGGATCGCTGTTTACCACAAAAAGCGAAATATCATTCAGAATTTCACATTTCTCTTTATCACCGGAAGCCGATTCCAGTTTTTTAAATAAAACATCCAATTCCGGTTGCGCTTGAAGTTGAATACCCAGCAACAAAAAGAAAATCCAAAAGCCAATGTGTTTCATAATTACCGAATGAAGGTAAATATAAGGATTAGACTTGAATTTGGTGATTGTTAAGGAGATAATCCGAGTGGGAGCGGATGGTGAATGGATGTGAATCGCGCTTCATTTCCAGGATTGACAAATAAAGCAGAAGATAAAATGGACATCAAACGAACTAGGTCCCTATAGGAAAAGACATTTCTTTATTCTTCTTCGTCCTTGTGCTTTTCCGTCTCGGCTTTTTTCGATTCTTCAACGGTGAGCGTCAACAGATTTTCAATGCCCAGTTTTTCGGCTTGTTTCGATTTCAGCATTTTTCTGAGAGCAACCAGTCCCACCGATCCTCCGGGTAATAAAAAGATCCCCGTCATTCCCGCTGCTTTTACGGTATCGATCAGTGTGTTTTTTAAATTTTCAGCAGCCTCATCATCGGTAAATACCTTTCCGGTACCCATGTCCAATAAGGCCTTTTCAGCGTTTTCCCTCAATTCAGAAGCAACCTCTTTACTCTTGCGCAATTCCTTGCCCAGATTTTTACGCACATCTTTCAGTTTACCTCTGATCTTAGAGATATCGCCGGCAATCTTACTTACGTGTTCGTCGTCCTGACTCATACCCCAAATTTACATCATGTTCGGCACAGTGCTTCGTATTTACTGTTAAATATCATTAAGAGTTTGAACAAAATTCTATTCATAACCTCTTTCAAACAGGTCGGTTTTTCAGGAACCTAAAGGCTATTTTTGAAGCATGAAACTTAGCTGGTGTGCTTATCGCTTGAATTTCAGACATCCATTTCGACTGGCAACAGGGGAGCGGACAGGGACTGACAGTGTTTTTGTGCGGCTCGAAAAAAAGGGGATGTATGGTTATGGAGAAGCTACATTACCTCCTTATTTGAAGGAAAACACGAGTTCGGTCATTTCATTTTTAAAAACGATTCAAGCCGAATGCTTGTCCGCCGGAACACCTCAGGAATTTCTCTCGCTATTGCATCAGCTGGAAGGCGAAAATCACTTTGCGGTTTGTGCCGTAGAAGAAGCCTTTCTTCAGCTACAACGAAAATTGAATAAGGAAGAAGCAAATGATGTTCGAAAGGTAAATACGTTAAGCACTTATACCTTGGGTTTGGGTACGGAAGAGGAGATCGTCGAAAAATTAAAAATTGCTGAAGGATTTCCGGTTTTAAAGGTGAAACTTCAATCGGAAACAGATCAACAACCGATAAATCTTATTCGCAAATACACCGATCGTCCGCTCTGCATTGATGCCAATCAGGGATGGAAAGACATGGAAAACAGCATTCGTTTTTCGTTTTGGTTGCGGGATATGAATGTCATGATGATTGAACAACCTTTTGCTGCTGATCATTATGAAATGCATGAAGTTTTTCGGAAAAAATCAGCCTTAAAAGTCATTGCCGACGAAAGCATAACTACACTCGAAAGCCTGAAAAAAAATTATGCCTGTTTCGATGGTGTAAATGTAAAATTGCTGAAGTGTGGTGGACCCATTGCTGCTTCGGAAATGTTGCGTTTTGCTAAGGAAAAATCCATGTTTACACTCATCGGTTGCATGAGTGAATCCTCGTGTGGCGTATATCATGCTGCGGAATTAGGAGCAGAGGCAGATCTGCTGGATGTGGATGGTCCTTTACTGATTAACAATGATCCTTTTAATGGATTTGAACTAAATGGCGGTATCATTCGTTTAAGTAAACTGGAACCTGGTTTGGAATTAAATTTTGTGAACGAATGAAAAAGACATTGGTCATCGGTGCATCCGAAAATCCTGATCGCTATTCGAACATGGCTATTCGATTATTGCGTCAATACCATCACCCGGTGGTAGCTGTAGGAAATAAAAAAGGAAAAGTAGGGGATGTGGAAATTGAAAAAGATCAATTGCCCTTTAACGATATTGATACGGTTACTTTGTATTTAGGACCCCAAAATCAAGCTGCAGTTTACCAATACGTGCTTAGTCTGCACCCTAAACGGGTGATATTTAATCCGGGTACGGAAAATCCGGATTTCGAAATGCAATTGGAAAAAGCAGGAATAGAAACGGAAGAAGCCTGTACGCTGGTTTTATTGAGGACCGGCGCTTATTGATTATTCCGGTTTAAAATCGATGGACACCGAGTTGACACAGTAGCGTAAACCACTTTCTGTGGGACCATCATCGAATACGTGACCTAAATGTCCGCCACAATTCGCACAAACTATTTCCGTGCGGATCATTCCATGCGAAGTATCTCTTATTTTTTTGATTTTTCCTCCCGGTAGTTCCGCATCAAAACTGGGCCAGCCGCAATGGGAATCGAATTTCATGGATGAAGTAAAGAGTGGACTATTACATCCTTTGCAGGAATAAATCCCCTTCTCGAAATGCATATTGTATTTGCCACTAAAAGGCATTTCTGTCCCTTTCCCACGCAAAATCCTGAATTCTTCCTCATTCAGTATCCTTTTCCATTCTTCTTCTGTCCTTTCCATAAGCTTTGTTTAAAATCTTGTTAATGCAGAGAACGAAAGCTAAGCTTTTTCCGTTTTAAAGCTAACAATCTATGCTTATTTTTGTTTTGTGACCGAACCAAAGACAGATACAGTCCACCCGAAGCGGGGCTTGCATATTTTGCAGGTGGTTTTGCTGGTGCTTATTGTACTGATGCTGGGAGTTCCTTTGTTTATCATCATTTACAATCACATTCCACCCTTGTATATTCCGGGCACCGAATGGAGGATTGATCATGTACTTACTTTTTCCGCTGTATTTATTTCAGTCTATTATCTGGCGCGGAGAATCCGGCATATTTTGTTTTTGGTATTTGCTACGGGACTCTTC is part of the Flavobacteriales bacterium genome and encodes:
- a CDS encoding tetratricopeptide repeat protein translates to MKHIGFWIFFLLLGIQLQAQPELDVLFKKLESASGDKEKCEILNDISLFVVNSDPEQSRDYAKQALSLAEKINFTEGKGFAYYNLGNVNYYIDEYEEGLANLKTAESLFKECGSEKGLGYVFNTRGEIQTLEGEYGDALNSLFEALSKFEKIKDNVGLARVNNNIGLIHYYQKNYDEALKYFNQALVTADEPRVGDASLYIGRVYIEQNNYSEAEKYLSKALEIGKKNEDNYIISDSYYLLGRIDAFYGEHEKAYTHFTESIELKKSLEDEQGIALCSIHLGNLLLGQNKVEDAGHYFYDAIRLAQSIGVREELKDAYLGISNVYNYKKQYDSAYHYLNLHNEVQNELLSEEASKKLAQLEASLDAQRQEALFEADRQMQAYNKKVMIYAGLAVIAVLLVFAYLMFNRYRMKQKANEQLQKFNDEIVQQKHIIEEKNRDIMDSIKYAKRIQEAILPSNEIIAAYLKDFFVMYRPKDIVSGDFYWALPIEENGKKKLLFASVDCTGHGVPGAFVSIVGYNGLNRAVKEYKLHQPAAILDKLNELVEETFRQQGTGNIKDGMDISLCSVEYMSDGSMELIFAAANNPLWIFRNGTQWEEIKADKQPIGAYLDRKPFKQHVIQLSKGDSMYIFSDGYADQFGGNDVTTRAGGGKKYKYSKMRDFIIAMQQEPMSVQQQKLTEEILRWTGELEQVDDQCVIGLRV
- a CDS encoding CoA-binding protein; protein product: MKKTLVIGASENPDRYSNMAIRLLRQYHHPVVAVGNKKGKVGDVEIEKDQLPFNDIDTVTLYLGPQNQAAVYQYVLSLHPKRVIFNPGTENPDFEMQLEKAGIETEEACTLVLLRTGAY
- the msrB gene encoding peptide-methionine (R)-S-oxide reductase MsrB, with product MERTEEEWKRILNEEEFRILRGKGTEMPFSGKYNMHFEKGIYSCKGCNSPLFTSSMKFDSHCGWPSFDAELPGGKIKKIRDTSHGMIRTEIVCANCGGHLGHVFDDGPTESGLRYCVNSVSIDFKPE